The following is a genomic window from Carassius gibelio isolate Cgi1373 ecotype wild population from Czech Republic chromosome B20, carGib1.2-hapl.c, whole genome shotgun sequence.
CTGTCAATGCTTACAAACCAACAGAACGTCTGAGTCACTGACCGCATTCAAACACCACTGACGCACCAGACACACCTCGCTATCAGGAATCAGGCATTTCTGTCATTCTGCCACTAAAACATAGGCACAAGAGATAATGTACAGAAAGAAATGACTTATGTTTTACAAATAGTACATGAGCTGGGCAATAATTAAGTGCAGTTGGGATTACACAAAGCACAAATTAATGACAATTTATCATGAATCCAGTCTTACAGACTTACAAACACAACATGACAACAGAGTTTTAACCTTGTGGTAGTCATGTGATAATAAGGACACATTTGTCATGTGATTGTGGAAGAGTATGGCTAATTTGTGACCTAAGAAATATCTTTAAAATCAGGCAAAATCATACAGATACAGATATAggcttatttgttcatttttaccaAGGGTTCCAATAATTGACACACGACTGTATGTGCATTAATAGTTTAAAGGGAAACTAAACGAATATCTGCAAAAGCCAATTTAATTGACCTTTAGTTCATCTCTACATTGCTTTTCACCACACACACTGCAAATCAGCTTTATAAAGAATACCGCCTCTCAACCAGGGGTCAAATCTGGATTTGTGAAGTGGGGGAAGTCAAAAGATCCTGAGATTAATCAAATGCCCTCGACAAATACACATATGAAAGGCTCCAGGTTGTTGGTTTTCACAAGTACCAAGCAGAAGTGAAAGGCTTCAGTGTTTTTAGCTGGTGTTGGTTACACACAGAGCGGTCGGTAAATTATTCTCTcaaactaacacacacatacagtagccCAATATTGAAGAATTATGGTTATATTTTCCAAACAGTGTTAAAGTGGCATGCATTTATTGCAGTTAAAAGTTCATAGAGCTGGATTCTTGCTGGATTCCTCTGTTAATTAATTACTGTAAACacactttttgtttaaaaaaaaaactgaggactgaaaaaaaaaatggtatgcaAAATAGTTTGAACAAAATAGCTTTTAAGTAACTCACAGCAATTTCCCTGCAGGCAGACATGGAAATACCAGTGCCTTCGATCTGTTTGAGAGCATACTCCTTCTCATCCTTCCTGtagagacacaaacacaacatcACTGAAGCAGTGTACACGTAAATGTAAATTTGAGACAtgaataacaatattttattaataaatcataaagTAATAAAAGTAGTGACCATTAAAAAgtgaacaaatgcatttttttatacattttgctaataataaaataattaaataatgtgcATTGATGTtgatattaacaaattaaataataacttttCTCCAAGTTCATGATTTTACCAACAAACTCTGTGAGAcaatttctgtcttttgttttttgttttttcatatttctCATCTAATTGACATGATTACTTGTCTgcgaatataattaattatttaaatatccaTTTCTTAAAAGTAACTTCACTTTTTTGGGCTACTTTGCAATGATTTTTAACCAACCGACCAAACAatcataaatgagatgtaaaGCCCTTgtcaagttcacacaggtgtgGTTTATTACATTAACTACTACTGCGTCCCACTAACCTTTCAGATCCACAAAATGTTTCTTTATGCATTAATTTCCAATACAATATctatgttttataattatatactCAATATATAACAGAGCAGATGAAATTAATGCAAACACTTGCCCgaaaatattgaatatattcaTGAAGTGATGGTGTCAAACAGAAATCCAATGTTTCAGAGAGGGTGACtttgaggacataacccatgtccccatttttcaaaacacttataaatcatacagcatgagtttttttgagaaagtaaaaatgcacaaagtttcctgtgagggttagggttaggtgtagggttggtgaagggccatagaatatacagtttgtacagtataaaaaccattacacctatgggatgtgtgtgtgtgtgtgtgtgtgtccagggtgTTTCGGCCCGAGAGAGGACGAGCGGTTTGAAAAGTGGTTGGACAGATGGAGCAAGCAGCTTTTCGATTGAAACTTCCTCGAACAGCAGCTGGAGTGGACCGTGACCAGAGAGAGGAACAGAGACACAGAAACACTGATAACACATCAGATGCCAATCTCCTCAGGAGAAGAGCTAGCAGTCAAGGAGAGACAACTCAAGCGTCTTGCTGTGAACCAGCGTCCTACACAAGCACCAGCAGACGTGTGATCACGTTCAGAGCTGACGGAGAAGTAAGTGCATCTGAATTACTGCTGCTTTCGTCATTTGCAAACCCTCGAGTTGTcacaaacctgtacgagtttctttctccTGCTCAAcgtagaagatattttgaataatgagAGTGAATGATCAGCTGATGGTCCACAATGACATCCAGCACACTTTTCTCTTTACTTATGGGAACCAAAATCTTTTCATGTTATGTTTTGATGCGATTGCCGTAATATGATTGATCCAGATCACTTCTATTATAACACTGTTGTAATTGTTTGAAGTCTATGTTTTACCACAGTGCATGCCCCAGACACCTGTGATCACCTCTCGCTGTCACTGGAGTATTTTCTGCAAATGACACAGTGTGACAGCATTTCTCACTGGTTATTGGTTCTGCATGGACTCAGGGGCTGAGCACATAAGCACACGATCTCCTATGACAGTGTGCATGCAGTGTGAACTCCAACAGAAACTTCTGCTCATGTAAACATGCATTTCTGAACATCTGCTGCCACGCTTGCAGGGAAATGACAACTTCTGCACAACCGCTGAACATCGAAGCATGTAAACACCTGTGGCCATGTGAAAGTATGAGCACGTGAACAGGTAAACACGTGAACTCCTGCACATAGCAGTGAAATACACATCACGCTGGTTTGGGGGTGCGcccatgaaaacaaaaacaatcgtACAGGGCAGAGATTACAGCACAGTTCCCTCAATACATATGAacaccctgcacacacacacacaacagagtgAGAGAAACGCGTCCATCAATCGCTTACCCGTCTTTTCGCTTCGCTTTATAAACATGCCCGTATGTGCCGCGACCCACTTTACAACCTTCAAATTCAAACAGATcttccactctctccctctcggCGGCGAGCTTCGTTTTGAAGTCGTGGTCCATTTTAACCCATAAATAATtcttaatttacaataaaataaaatataaattataacatGCATTAATTAAATGATCCGATCGTTTTATTACCCCACCATTTCCTTGTTTGGGATTTTGGTCGGCTCCGCTTAATGATCACGTGCTCGATGACGTGTGTTATTGTGGCCGATTGCCTTCTGGGAACTGTGGTGTATTCGGATCAATCCGCCGGTTTGAGGTAACGACGGAAGGTCATCTGTAAACTACAACGCGCAGATCGCGATGTCGGACGTCGTTCCATTCCCTTTCAAATTTTCGAGGTCTTTGGAATATTCAAACTTTGCATTAGCTGTCATTGTAACATAAGCACGATAATAATTTGCGTCCTAAAAAAGTACCGTCACGCGATGGTGTAAAAAGCACaagcaaacctttttttttttttttttttttttaaagactagtGAATAAACGGGAACCAAGTACCAGTTGTGTATGTACTGGCGCAGCGTTTATTCGCCTCAAGGGCATATAGACAACAAGCTCAAGCTGTGCTACTACAGTCTGAACTAACACCTTGCAACCGCCAATTTGATTGACAACAGTAATATCCAATCGTTGCTGACAGGAGGGCGGCCTCTTAGCCGTGATTGGCCGCTATGCTGATGACGTCAGTGGGTAGGTAATAAAACCTCCGCGCAAGCTGCCATTCCGCGCTTACACAGTATGGCCGGCGATATTAGCTAGCACTCGCCCACGGTATTCTCTGTAAAAGGGAAGACGGTAAAACAAAACAAGGCAACTACATCTGGACTGCTCAAGGACCGCAACTAACCTAATAAATTATAACAACCAACAAAGGACTGATTCACTGGGATTCCATCCGACggtttaatttctgtttttggAGTCTGTTTGTCTCGCGATGGAAGAGAGCAGTGCACACTTCTTCGAGGGGACCGAGAAGCTCCTGGAAGTGTGGTTCTCCCGAGAAGACCAAACCAAAGGAACCGGAGATTTGCGCACTATCCCCCGGTGAGTGAATGAGTCCGAGAGAGATTTAGTCATTCGCCCTAACGCTTTACTCCGTCATAAAATGTGTATAAACTATCAGTAATGTCACAGTGATCGCTCTGAAGATGAGTGACATGTGGCTGTGTCACCCGAGGCGGGATCCATTTTTGACACCATCCTCCTttactttcattcattcattcgagcTGTCAGGACTGGAGCTGAACCTCGAGCTACAAGAGCTTGCTTTCCTCCCCCTTCTTTAGACATACTTAAACTATTCAGAGTCGTCATTATCAACAGATCTATTCAACGTTTAGATGACGTTACAGGTTTTGATCTCAGTCTGGCCTTGTCTGTGTCTCTTCACATCGCTCTGAATGTCCATCTGTCACTGGAGCTCGTTTGGCTGTATCTGGATCAGCTCTGAATCCGTTATTGATGAGCTGGAGTGTGAGTGAAAGCTGATCGATTGATTAGCCAGGGGCTATCTTACAGCTAGCTGATGGCGCCATGAGGAACACGCCTCCTCAAACACCACAGTCCTCTCTCAGTGCTTCTGTACATATGAATGCAAAAACGGGATGTTTTGATTCCTGTTTTGTTGACGTAGCGTtactagtattatttttttcgtAACGTTATAACGTTAGgtatttaaataatcttttaagATTTGCGATTGCAGCTGTGCTTCAGCACATGCGTTTGATTGCATTGCAAGAGCACTATTTTTGGGAAAGATCATGGCGGTTGATCCTGCGCCGCAGCCTCCATGTGAAAGTCACGCGTCGCGTCACATGTCGTAAGCTCCGCCCACGTGTTGTGATTGGTCGGGAGTTCTATACACTCATAAGTTGTTACGTATGCGCAGACAGCTGCTGCGGTGCACGTGCGTCTCCTGCGGACTACAGAGAATATAGATCAGTGACCGCGGACAGAAGACATAACATTAATGTGCAATAATGGGTGGACATAAGAATTCATTTGTTTTGATGTCTAGgctatatataatacaaatatgacATAAACTTAAGGTGGAAGTTAACACATGTGCATTATGATTGAGCAAAGCTAGATATTAGGTTAACAGATTGTCCAGTAATGAACATGTTTATTGTCTGATACTAACATTCTCGAAATATTGGCAGAAATGTCGAATACTGATCATCTCAAAATATTGGTctattactataaaataaaaaagagtcctGTATTACTACTATGATGCCTGccagcaacaaaaaaaacttaaatgattctGCAAAtagaaaacactgtaaataatGTCATAGTATTGCAATATCCAAAACAATTCATGATCATGTTTCCAGAGCTGGGCAGTTACTGGATTATGTTATCTGAGAAGTACAGAAAcattaagtacttgtaattagataaacttacattttgaaatacttgtaatcagactacagttactttttatggattacacATTACCTCAGTAGCCATAATGTATTCATAATTTACGGATTATCACCAATTCCTCTTTTTcgtcttttattattttacttcctGAAATAGCCTTCCGCTTCTATACACTCGGAAAGTCTTTGAGTTTTGTGGAGATTAACGCAGAGATCAGTCATTAATCAGGTGATACACAGCATCTGAGCTCTGATTTACAGAAATCTTTTCAGGTTTACGAAgtgtttcaacattgcatcaactactgacgaacacattcatttttatttgaatcattACAATTTGGTAAACCtagatgtaatgtaatttttaacgCACTTCGTGTTGGAagaaatggaatatattttcttactTTTCATATTGTTCGATCAGTGTggttatcctatttaaatcaatttgATAAACGAGAtgggtcaaaagtaatctaaaagtagtctgattacattacctaaaatgtgtaatgtaatggattacgttactaactacaatttttgtcatgtaatttggactccgtaatggactacaatttgtaagtaatttgCACTGCATGCTTTCATAAAGTTGAATTTTATACCATTGATCTATAGTAAATATTTTCATAAGGTCCAGTACTCTGTAATGTTACGGTCAGTCTTGCAGCTCATACAGAAGCTAGAGGTGTAAAATATGAATGAGTGAGGACATCTCTGCTGTGTCTATAGTGTCCTGCAGTAAGGTTTCTCAGAACTGAAAGCTGATCTCTGTGGTTTCTCAGGGTTCGGCTGGCAGATTGAATGATGAGGGCTATTAGTTTACTTCTGGGAAAGCATTAGCACACTCAGAGATACTAGAAAGAGGATCATTAGAGTCTGAGCACAGCTAGTTCTCTGATAAGTCCAGTTTAACTGCCCCTCGTCTTCCTACAGCACGAGGAAACACTTTACTGTGCTCAAATATGCCTTGGTCtggccaaaaaatatatattttagcaaaatgagatttaaaacaaaagataaatcatatgtgttcttttattattgcttggacaaaatgctgcacatttctttgtgaatttgaaatataacaccaaaataatattctaatatatcACCTATTATTATGGCatattataattctttttttgtCTGCATTTTTAAGCATCGGATAAAAGCATCTCCTAAAcaactaaagaaaaatataatgtaaataataacgaATACACACAgacaaccactgcattttaatcatgatctgaacataaatgctgcatacatgcaacacgAGCAGATTTTAAGCcttttaatttaaagcaaaaaaaaaaaaaaaatggtttgacttcagttttgtgaaactatacataaaaaatatcagCATGAAACCGAAACTGAacgagacgcagattcactctctgccagcaggtggagcttaaagcgtttccttggttactgctgtaaacaaagcacatGTGTACTCAGCAGCAGGTGGAGCtttaagcgtttccttggttactgctgtaaacaaagcacatGTGTACTCAGCAGCAGGTGGAGCtttaagcgtttccttggttactgctGTAGACAAAGCAGctctgcacttatgaactttaatatgcataatACAAAGGcaagctgaaaagaaaaaaaatctaaactttttttagatttagatccatctaaacttttctaaagacagtaagttcccctcagacacaCATTTTTGCATCTCAACTGatttgaatcgattttcaaccAGCTCGCTCTCAATCGTTACATCCTGTAAATGATGTTTGGTTATTGAGAGGAAACCTGAAGCGTGTATTACTAGAGACTCGTGGTACTTTCTTTGGTGTAATCCGGAAATGATTTGACTTGGTCAGGCATGTGACAAGTGGATTGTTCGGCATTAATGGGAACGCCCACAAAACGTCATATCCGTTTATGCCATGGGAGAAAACAAACCATTCAAATTAACGCGCGGAGACCTTGCTAGGCGCTTAATCTTTACTTTTTGTTAAGATTtcgatttatattttttcttatttctgAAAAGTTGATGTGTGGTGTACCACTAATAAGTAAAATAAACTGATCTGAAGCTGTATGTGACTAATAAACAGACGAACTGAGCGGGTAGCACAGATAGACTACACCACTGTCATTAGTCCTGTCCCCTGCACGGTTTACAGTAATCCTCCTTCACGTCACAATCAAATACATCTCACTTCCTGATATTTTGTGATGTCATAATCgaagacatttattttgtattatacatTCCTTACGAGAATTAGTCATGGTATTACTATAGTAAATGTATAGTAGGCTAGCCAggttttatttcttctttctttttttttttttttctttttttttggcgttTTTACCAATTATAGCCTAGAACCgaagttttactacaaataccatggttaaactatggttagtgtagcaaaacatagtttttaccatggtttaactagtaacaaataaccatgttttttcgtattttatatacaaatgttcatatttattttacggcatgtactgtattttccggactataagtcacactttttttcatagtttggctggtcctgcgacttctagtcaggtgcgacttatcaaaatgaatttgacatgaaccgagagaaattaaccacgAGTtcacattaccatctccagccgcgagagggcgctctatgctgctcagttctcctgtagtctacactgaagacatagagcgccctctcatggctgtagacggtaatgttttttcttggttctaaataaatgtgacttatagtgcAGTGCGACTTATgcttttttcctcgtcatgacgtatttttggactgatgcgacttatatttaggtgcgacttatagtctgaaaaatacggtaggcctatttgtgaaaatgattttttGGAATGATTTTTTGTCATTacaaatttttattatattaataataaagtacGGCAGGCTTTTACTCAAGTCTTTATCACTTTgttaaaattaagcaaaacaaaacatctaaatgttttctttttacaagCCGTCTCGTTctcgtgggggggggggggggggggggggggggggggggggggggggggcagtgtaCTTTACTGTGGCCATCACAGCTTTCTGTGGTCAAATGTCTGTATAAtgtgtaaattatataattaaataattggtgTAATAGGCAGATTTGTGAAAATCCATTACATTGTTGCAaaataaaccctttttttttttttcaagattttgatTCAAGCAGGCCTCCTGAGCCTGTGCCAAATGTGTGAAATTTGAGAGTTCAACAGAGCCAGCAGCTGTGTGTCCTCCGAGACGATCTGTCTTCGTTTGTGCTCTATAATTAGTTTTTACTGGTTCTTTCCAGAAAATTTGATTGTCTAATTTTGCCGTTTGTTTGCCATTGTTCCAGCCTTATGGAAAGTgttgtttttcaaataagtaatacTCCGCTTCATGCAGAAAATCCTAGAATCATGTTTCCTAATAATAACTGAGGACttaatgtttctctctctctctgtgccttTTCAGATTTGAGTGGGACAAACTTCTGGAGAATGTGCATTGCTTGATTATAAGTGTGACAAAGACTGACAAGCAGGAAGCTTATATACTCAGGTGAGTTATTGCTTCATCAGAGGACAGGATTGTGACGACACTGTGATCCTTCAGCCTCCAAACCGCTCAGTCTACAGCAAATTAAGATTTCATTCACACCACTGAGAAACGGAATCAGAAAAGTGCCTGGGGTATTCGTAGCGATGTTACAGCACAAACTGATTTAAAGATAAATTGAGAATGTTGTGCAATTCGGAAATGAGGCTTAAAGAAGTTAGATAAGTTGCAAATGTCCTTTCATGTtgcttttaaaaactaaatagcTCAAATGGAACGTGTTTTGCTCTTTATTCTGAGGTGTCCTTGTTAGTCTAATTATACTAAGTTATATTTATTAACTACAtctacttactatatggttagggtgtTTGGCTTAGAGTTACTTGCatgtatgcataatttattgttattataatagtacgtgtatgtaacgtgtaacaaggacatcttaaaataaagtgttactgaaacgTTTAACTGGCACATGCTAGTTAGCGAAGCCGTGGGCTGAATGTTTATcatgattttgatttattattaatgcaCACAGCAGCGGTTCAGCTTCGAGATACTCACAAGCTGATAAGACGAATATGAAAGGCATCTGTGTGACTCTCACAGTCATGGGGGTAAATGATTCAGAGATTTGTAAATGCGTCCTGCTGAGGATGACGCTAAGCCATTTATTTGGTCTGAGAGACAAAGGGTCAAGCTATTCATAGCTGTCTGGAGAGAAAAAAGCTGGATGGGTTTTTACGTTACAGTTCTGCTGAAATGGCTTTAAAGACATTGATATTCACAATGTTGATTCATTTTATATTAGCAagaatattaaagtaaatattgtGAATACTCCACTTTGTTGTAAATGAGCCATAAATTAAAGGATTAACCACTCCTTggtgtctctccctctctctctctctccctcactctctctctccctcactctctctctccctctctctctctctccctctctctctccctctctctctccctctctctctccctctctctctctctccctcactctctctccctctctctctctctctctctctctgctagtGAGAGTAGCATGTTTGTCTCCAAGAGACGTTTCATTTTGAAGACATGCGGAACCACCCTCTTACTGCAGGCACTGGTGCCACTGCTGGAGCTGGCTCGTGAGTACTGCGGCTTTGATGCCATCGAggtacgacacacacacacacactctctcaggtgcATGTTTAGGGAAGAATTTATGGCACTTCATCATATCCGACTGCAGTAAAGCAAGATATAACAACATGAAAAGCTCAGGTTTATGAGTTCACGTGAGTTTCACACGTTCAGTGCACTTCAGATGAGTCAGTTTACAttagtggtgcaacggatcacAAAACTCACGGTTCACACCTTATTATCGATTTTGAGTCACGGATCGGATCCTTTTAATAATAACTACTAGCTGAACCAAAGATGTCAgtaataaaacaagaacaaacacaAATTACATGCATAGATGAATAATACAACAAAGGTAACAGTCAGTAACACTAGTATTCAAGTGcagaaatgtaataattgtaaaataacacACTAGAGCCCTTCACTGCAGAAGTTAAATCTAGCGGACAGAAGCAGGTGTTTATATGCTGccgtcactttaagacctaatgtACTGACACGCATCTGCTTGCTTTCTCAGCCGTTTCGGTTCACTTCAGACATAACCGACTGTTTGTTTGCCAAAACGgttattttaatataacgtcGTGTGTATGTGAGCGTGAAAGAGGAATTGTGTGCCGCAGTGGTAGAAAACAGAGCGCGTGTTCCCTTTTGTTTAAAATGGTTTGAATGAATAAACTGGCAAGAAAAAACACATGCATActataaactttcactctatgattgTTAAATTTAATCGTGGAATCACATGTGTGCCGAACCGTGGGGTCATCTATGATCCGTTGCACCCCTAGATTACACGTGATGTCAGATTAATCATAGTGTCTTTATGAAAATGTGACTTGACCTCATCTCATTTTCTTTTAGAATTTCTTCTATTCTCGTAAAAATTTTATGAAGCCCACCCATCAAGAGTTCCCTCACCGCAACTTCCAGGAGGAAGTCGATTTCCTCAGCCAGATTTTTCCAAGTACGCTTTCAGATGCAACAGATGATGTGAACATTATGAATGGAATTAGTATTGTCTGATTAAAAGGTGTTCTGCTTGTTTGTTTTCATGCGCAGATGGAGCAGCCTACTGTATGGGACGTCTGAACTCGGACTGCTGGTGAGCTGTTTTACTACATCTAGACTTTAGATAAACCATCACCAGAAAATCTTAAACTCTTTCTCTTTGAAATAAGGCCTGATTTGAGTCGGTTTGTTTGGGGGGTTTCTATGCCATAGTTCCATGTAAAATAACACTCCTCATCTGATGTCTGTGTCTGTGGTGTTGTTCTCCGTTCGGTCCTGAAGGTATCTGTTCACGCTGGAGCTGCCGGACTTCTGCGAGAACAAGCAGGCGGACCAGACCCTAGAAGTTCTGATGAGTGACCTCGACCCAGCGGTGATGGACCAGTTCTACATGAAAGACGGTGTTTCTGCTAAGGATGTCACTCGTGTACGATTCGTCCGCTAGGCTTCTGTCATTTGTGCAAAATCCAGCGCAGTATTTggattgattggtttatttcgaGAGGTGTCTTTAAGGTTATCTGTGGTGTCTTCACAGATGAGTGGAATTCGTGACCTGATTCCAGGTTCAGTGATTGATGCCACAATGTTCAACCCTTGTGGATACTCCATGAATGGAATGAAAACAGATGTAAGGAGTCATTCAAGGCTGCGTGTGTATTTGTGAGAAAGTCGCTCTGTTCTGCAGTGTGATTGAGATTGTTGTCTTTCTAGGGAACTTACTGGACGATTCACATCACCCCCGAACCAGAGTTCTCCTATGTCAGCTTTGAAACCAACCTCTCCCAGACGTCTTATGACGAGCTTATCCGCAAAGTCGTGGATGTCTTCAAACCAGGGAAATTTGTGACAACACTTTTTGTCAATCAGGTACATTATTACACAACTAatcaacaaataattatttttcgaACAGGTACTTCCACAACTTTCTTCTAATTGTtctgaaagaaaatatatatgtgtgtgtgtgtatgtgtgtgtgtatatatatatatatatatatatatatatatatatatatgtgtgtgtgtgtatatatatatgtgtatatgtgttaaggtgtccttgttgcagtgtaattatgcatttaagtactgagtaatattaactaCATGCACTTGCTATAAatgtcacaagcttcaaattagggctgtgcaaataaTCGAATGCAACGATCATGTGCATctggtcagtaaagccggttctgtgattagtagtaaatctccatcacctgcttttaataCACTGAGCTGTAGACCACTGACATGTTAAGAGTTTACTGTGGCAGAAGTCATAGtgaatggtttgttaatagcgagaattggactttaaaataaagtgtgaccgtcaAACCCATTCTTCTCATGTATCTGGTTCCCAACAGAGCTCCAAATGTCGCAGCGTTTTCTCTTCGGCTCAGAAGCTGGAGGGGGTACCGCCTCCTGGACCGCCAGTTGGCACACTTCAACGACTACAACTTCGTCTTCACCAGTTACACCAAGAATCAGCAGCAGAAGCGGAGCTGAACCTCCGAAATGAAGAAGCGTAAAAAGAAATCCCGCTGCCGCGATGAACAACTCTGCGGCCGGCGGTGTTTGTGCGTGGATTCTTCTGGCTGTAGATCTTCCCTGagtttaacatttatgcattctTGTACCTATGACGTAGATATCGTGCATGAAAGCTCTTCCCGTGTCTCTGTAGATATTCTAGCCCATTCTTGCTGTGATCTTGAAGTGCATGTAGAGTTCTTGAACGTGGTGGTGGTGTGTATGAGGCATGTCACTCCATCCCAGGACATGCAGCGTTCCCTTCCCTTCCTGCAGGTGTCCCCTCGCATCCCCCACAGACAGGGTTTCCGACCTCACTAGACAGGGACCCTGACGTGCTCCGATCCGTCTCGTTTTATCATACACACACCAGTGTTTTGTTTGAGTTCATTGGTGTGCGTAGAGGTGTTTTTGGGCAGGGTTtgatttgcatttaatttaatacatgtgGCGTTGGTTATTTAAATCGTGAGTTTTTCGCTCAGTATGTGTATGGAAGACCGTTttcgccactgaataaaaaataaaatgaggttattgcaagcttttttttctcaaaattatgaCTCCTCAGAATCGCGAGTTATAAAATTGTCGcaattctaatttttttctcgcaattacacgtt
Proteins encoded in this region:
- the LOC127984368 gene encoding LOW QUALITY PROTEIN: S-adenosylmethionine decarboxylase proenzyme-like (The sequence of the model RefSeq protein was modified relative to this genomic sequence to represent the inferred CDS: deleted 1 base in 1 codon), whose translation is MEESSAHFFEGTEKLLEVWFSREDQTKGTGDLRTIPRFEWDKLLENVHCLIISVTKTDKQEAYILSESSMFVSKRRFILKTCGTTLLLQALVPLLELAREYCGFDAIENFFYSRKNFMKPTHQEFPHRNFQEEVDFLSQIFPNGAAYCMGRLNSDCWYLFTLELPDFCENKQADQTLEVLMSDLDPAVMDQFYMKDGVSAKDVTRMSGIRDLIPGSVIDATMFNPCGYSMNGMKTDGTYWTIHITPEPEFSYVSFETNLSQTSYDELIRKVVDVFKPGKFVTTLFVNQSSKCRSVFSSAQKLEGYRLLDRQLAHFNDYNFVFTSYTKNQQQKRS